In the genome of Juglans microcarpa x Juglans regia isolate MS1-56 chromosome 6S, Jm3101_v1.0, whole genome shotgun sequence, the window TTTGCATTATATTTTGATATCCCATTCAACATGAATGCATGGCCCATGCATTAATAGCGTCAGAGTTACAGGTAGTCATTCCCAATATAAGACCAACTTTAAGTGCCATCTTTCTACCCATTTTAAAAGGagatataatatttgaaattcgttctttaaaataaaattatttttttaataataaattttattcattttaaaaataattgtataatgtTTGTATAATTTACGACTACATATaccattatatttttaaaatctaaaaatgatcTATGTGAAAAAGCACTCTTAAGAAAAACTGAGATatattatggaaaaaaaaaatcagattcaCCCGAAATATTTATTCTAAACTTgtattcaatattatttaaaaaaaattaaaaaaatttatcgaaATGGGATGATCCAAATCATTTATAAGCTACATTAGTTCACGAACCACaagtatatattatgtataattaggGTTTTCTTGGGTTTGaagttctttcattttctcaacaaaACGAGAAAGTAAATAAGGATGAATTGGGCTATCCGTATATTCCCAGGCCGGTGGAAAATCTTGAAGTTCTTGCATGCATTTtcctaattaaaaaaagaatgaacaAGGATGCATTGGAccgacaaaaacaaaaacaaaaacaaaacaaaaaagaagaaaaaagaacctGGGACAGTGTGGGACGGCTGTCGAGTAAGAGGAGATTCCAGTACTGCCCATTCAAGTTGCATCTGTGCCGTCCAACGTCGTGCAGATATTTCTCAACACGTACGTGCAACTCACTCTTCCTTCGCCTTTGGGAGCTTATCCGATTCGCATTTCGGAGCTCCTGGAAACTGTTCTATGTGCTTACGACACTGCAAGCAAAGGATCAGATCCCATTTACCATTTCTTTTTCAAggcaattttatcaattttaatggaggattttttttattaattcatattttattaatagagaAATGTTAGAAAAAAATCTTACACTATACGTTTTCACCTAACtaacatattttatcatttttatctttatatttaaacatacacatatttaaacattaaaataaaaaaaaataacaaatcacatattaattaagtaGAAGTATGATGTAAGACTTCTCGatataatttctctaattaataatttaattatgtcAACCAACCCATTTGTATTTGCCAACGTatcatcttttaaattttataaatgatattatatataattatgaaatgtataaatattacctaattatttttaaaaaaataaaatttattattaaaaaattaatttttctcatataaattttatatttattcaattttttttttaaacagattacgcgatatttatttactgtaataaatatcatttctttactTTTGTTATCGTATAATCAAcgttgtaatattttattcttaatattttatttactttttacaaATAGAAAGTCAGAAAATTCGTAAACTGTCAAACCGATACATTAAACTGCCAAAAAAGTCACCGCCTGTCTCTCCGTCTCTGTCTCTCTTGATTCACCGCCGCCATTAACCACTTCCCGGCGGCTCTAAGTACGTGTTCCAAGATCTGCTTCTTTCCCGCCTTATTAATCTACCGCCATGACactagagatttaaaaaagaaacaagaatttGAGTCGGAGAAAGACGGAGAATCGATCGAGGAAAAGTCGGTTAGATCGTGGAATTTTCAGTTTCGAACACGAAAACTTCTGATTTCGCAGTTTGACTATTTTTCCCGAGCTTTTGAATCCTTAATCCTTATTCTCTGGTAATAATACATAACAGGCTTGGAACTCGTGTCCTCTGTGTTTGGCTGTGAAGTCGGTTTCGAAATGGAACAGAAAAGCATATTGTTGTCGGCGTTGAGTGTAGGGGTGGGAGTGGGAGTGGGGCTTGGGTTTGCTTCGGGACAGGCCGTGAGCAAATGGAGCAGAGCCGGTTCTGGCTCAAACGCCGTCACTCTGGAGAAAATGGAGCAGGAGATGCTCCGGCTTGTAGTTGACGGCAGAGAAAGCAAGGTCACGTTCGACCAATTCCCCTACTACCTCAGGTGAACTGAAACTAGACTACTTCCTTATTTCCCCTTCCATTgatttccatctctctctctctctctctctctctctgatttgaATGATAAAATTACTTTCAACTATAAAGACTTCTGCTAGAAATTCAGGTATCATAGATGATGATACGACACAATTAAATCTATGCTTTGTGAAAATGATAGCTGATATCGCATTAAtgattaagtttttaattttaatgcaaCTTCATCGccgattttctaaattaatattacttactATGCATATTGCACTTTACTTTTACtcttatcaattttttttgtggagTTATTATGGGCAGAAGATACCATCTATGttgtaagatttaatttataaaatttaaaatttaaaatttatatacgAAATCAAAGTATATTCAAACActtttctaaatatattatttataaataattttcttcttttatcattaatcatatagaacaactaaatttaaaatctgatcataataatgaaaaatagatataaGGCACAAATTATATGCATTCAAACGAAGCATTGGGCTGACAATTGCAACTTGAAGACAATATTATTGTCTCCCTACTATCGACTCCAATTTCCAACggtatgaaaaaaatgaaatatcacactatttcactactatgttataatatatcatatatctcgatatttctttcttttaaaaccGCGATAATGCAAGTGTTATTTCGTGAAACCATCGAGTATGCCTTTTGTGTTTTGGGTAAGGAGATGAAAGCACGAACGGAGATCAGATCTTCTAAGCGAGAAGTTGCGGATCAAAAGGGGGAGGCAGAGGATCGAAGGGAGAGGTAGAGCTTTCGGCTTCGAAGGGATTGCGTCGTCTTTCGGTTTTGTGTGTTGATTTCGAGTGGGAGGTGGGGCTTTCGTGGGAATGAAGGGTAATcgtcaatgttttgaataccgtatccGTGACTGTTTCGGTTGAGATATTGAAACGAGATATTTTGATACCGATATCGTTTCAGATTctgtttatatatgaataaattatatatataaattataaatagtctggtcTGAATTGAGAGtctaaaaataaggaaaaaatgaaaaaaaaaaagaaagaaaagaagcaaaGGTTGAAAttcgaaatatcggccggtataGGCCAAAACGGCAGGTCAGAACCAATACTGGCCGAAATTCTGATTGGTATGAAATTCAGCCCTTCTCTGTATGGTATAGATTGTACCAACTATgtcataaaaatgatatatttcgACTATACCGACCAGTAtggtacaaaatttaaaaatttggtaATTGTGTTGGTGAAAGATAAAAGGGCGGAATCAAAGACGAAAGTGAAATGAGGGGAGCTCTGGAAATGggagaaaaatttaattgtaaacgATTCTGTACACTAATACGTGCACTctttcaatatgattggtcagaaagtagattttattaaaaaaagtattaatttgaatttagaatataaaaataataatattaatatacagattAGTATgtaaatttgtttatatataacaaaacttaaaagagaaaggaaggaaaaaacgACTCATTTTGGGCATCACAAAGAAACGGCATTAATTTTGCTACGTGGGATGCAGTGCCCCCGTAATTCTCTGGCCGGTCGCCTATAGACTTTTTCAATTCCGATTATTCAATCTTGATATTCGTTAATAAGATCTTGTTGGGTTTTGTGACCCccgattaaaaataaataaaaaatctattatccCTTTTTTTAACATACCCAACCTGTATACCACTAAAGTCACAATGATTTCTACAAAGATGGGAGACTGTAACCTGGATGGGATTTTCTGGAGTGTCCCATTTAAAAGAAGGGTAATAATGGAGATGTGGGGATTCTGTTGGCGTGTATTGATGTATACTTTATATACCACAGTTTTGTATTATTGTTTACCTCAAGGGTGGTGCTTCTCTCACACACCGAAACCGCTAccaaatagggaaaaaaaaaacattttttacaaatatttttttaaattcagtaaatatgttttttaaaaaaataaaattcagaaattcattttaaaatccttacttaaaaaaaaaataaaaaaattcaatcggTGGCCACCTTACGTGGGAAaagcattttcctttgttttaataCACCTAACGGGAAAATCATAAAGAGACGGgattattttctctcaaactGCGGATAACGAACGTATGAGATAATAAATTAGGATCTTTTAGAATTGAGTAAAATCCTGAACACTCGGATTAAACAAGTGGTTTTAGATACTTATATTCGGATCCTAAATTGTGACAATTGATACCCTTCGCttcattccttcttctcaacCTCTGTATCAGGTTGTGTGTAATAAAAGAGTGTACAAATTAAATGGAAGTGATATAGATGCATCAAGTGCTTTTCTTTGTTTCTGCCCATTCATTTAATTCTAAGATGACCGCTAAAGCCATCgctaattttactattaaagtactattatttaatgtcaTACTCAGTAAATGAGAATGCCATCAAAAGAACATCAGTTCTGGGCATTGTTTGTTCTGAAGAAGCTTCACACTGTTATTTGTTTCCTTATGGGATGTACACATAATTTATTGTTACTGGAATATATTTGCATACAGTTATTAGTCCTTCGATCATTTTACGCTAATCCTGATGTTCTTATTTGGACAATTCCTATGACAGTGAGCAGACACGGGTCTTGCTAACAAGTGCTGCCTATTTCCATTTGAAGCATGCAGATATTTCGAAGCACACACGAAATCTTTCTCCTGCAAGTCGGGCTATTTTGCTCTCTGGACCTACCGGTTGGTTGTCTGAACCATGACATTTACCTCATCTGGAATGAAACAtgtttacattttaaaatttcaccAAGATGTTAATCAATGTAATTTTTGTGTTGCAGAACTTTACCAACAAATGCTTGCCAAGGCTTTAGCCCATTTCTTTGAAGCAAAGTTACTACTGTTAGATGTAACCGACTTTTCACTGAAGGTTAGTATCTGCAGTTGCTGTTGTCTTTGAAGTTTATCTCGTTCTAATAATTGTAGTGGTTGGGTTTGTATGCACAGATTCAGAGCAAATATGGTAGTGCCAACAAAGAATACGTAAGATTTCCCGGATAGATCTGATCATGTTCGCCTCGTGTATGAATTGTGTATTTTCCAGTACGATTTGCATGCATGAAGAGTTTACTATTCGATTGcctctttttcatttccttcagTTGGTGATCTTGTTTTGTAGTCCTTTAAAAGGTCCACTTCAGAGTCAACCTTGGAGCGATTGTCTGACTTATTTGGATCATTTTCAATCCTTCCACAGAGGGAGGATGCTAAAGgtataaagaaaaagataattgttttttattctgGGGGACCAATTTGATCAGTGGTGAATGCTTTGTCATCATTTGATCTTTACACGTTATGAACCTTACACAGTATGGTTCTATAAAACATTGTTGTAAGATCTGTAATCATCTCATTGTTGTTTTATATTTCCTCTGAGAAGTTTTGGGCCCTATATGTGACATGTTATCTAATAGAGATAATTGTGTTTTCTTCAAACAGGAAGAATAGCAAGATCTGATAAGTTTAGTTGCCAGGATATAGGATTTGGCTCCAATCTTTAGTTTGTAGCACGTACACTGATAATATCACACTCAacctaattaatattttggtatgccttttacttttatattatgtatatctTGACTCAATTGATATTTTCGTCAGTACTGTCTATGTCATGTATCTATGATTCTCATCTTGTGCTGTATCTCTGACAAAAAAGTTTTTAGTTTCAGGTACACTATGGAGGCAAAGCAGTGGGGCAGATATTGGATCAAGGTATTTTAGGGCGGATGGCCTTAATTGGTGACAAAATAAATGTTTGAGGTCCCTCTTTattactttatctttatatgaTTGCCTGTTGTTCACAAATTGCAGGCCATCAGAAgcttcttctcatccttctaAGCTTCGTAGGAATGCCTCTGCTTCAGCTAACATCAGCAACCTTGCTTCACAAAGCACTCCTGCAAATCCAGGTTTtttacccaaaaataaaaaatattaaagattcCTGATTGATACGTTGGTCTGCAAGAAAGTTCAAGGAATAGTGTATTGTGTTAATGAAATAAGTATGGTATTTGATGACTGATTCAGTGTGAGTCATGCTGTGTGATGGATATTTTATTCCTAGAATGCGCAACGTTTGACAAGAAGGATTTCAAGCCCTTGTTGTGCACATTGTTATTggtgtttcttttttaacaacTTTGTGTGCCAATTCACCATGGTTATAGTGAATCTGAAGTTTCGTGCATTTTCTAATGCAATGAGTGTCCAGGAACCTTTTAGTGGTGATTTAAACACGTCGTATCAGTGTATTTATGTCAGGGGCATAGATACTTTCAATGCGTTACATGCTCTTGAGGTTTCATCCAAGTTATTATAAAAGCTCGACTCACTGCATGATATATTATGGATAATAAGATGCTACTTAATACGAATTTTAAGTGCGACTGCTCTTTACTGTCTCTTTTCTCTGTCAATCATGCCCAtgctttttattaattatgatatttatagaagaCAAGATcttgtagatattttttattcccTATAACAGGTTTCTATGCTTTCTGCTgcttttgatttcttttctttctgcgTTCTTTAATTTTCTAGCTCCTCTCAAACGCACAAGCAGCTGGTCCTTTGACGAGAAGCTTCTTATACAGTCTCTCTACAGCGTACTGTCCTTTTGTTGTGAATTTCAGTGACAGTCTTCCACAGTCTTTATTTGTTACTTCATGAAGATATTGACAGGTGGAAACATGTGATGAATTGTTTTGCaggttttggtttttgtgtcAAAAACCATGCCCATTGTGCTGTATCTTAGGGATGCTGATAAATTCTTGCTTAGATCACAAAAGATATATAACTTTTTCCAGAAAATGTTGAAGAAACTGTCTGGATCAGTGCTGATCCTTGGTTCACGAGTTATGGATCCTGATAATGACTATGGAGATGTGGACGAGAGGCTTACTGCTCTCTTCCCTTACAATATTGAGATCCGGCCTCCAGAGGATGAGTCCCATCTTGTCAGCTGGAAGTCTCAACTGGAGGAagatatgaagatgatccaaGTTCAAGATAACAGAAACCACATCGTGGAAGTACTTTCATCAAATGACCTTGATTGTGATGATCTGGATACAATCTGTGTGGAAGACACAATGGTTCTCGGTAACTACATTGAAGAGATAGTGGTATCAgcaatttcttatcatttaaTGAACAAGGATCCTGAATACAGAAATGGAAAACTTGTCATATCATCTAATAGGTAAGATTAGCATTTCTAGTGGTGTCCCAGTTATTTAAGACTTAAGTTCTATGTACTTATATTGTCACTTTGGAACAGCTTGTCCCGTGGATTGAGTATATTCCAGGAAGGAAAATCTGGTGACAAAGATTCTTTGAAGTTGGAAGCCCATGCTGAAACATCTAAGGTCTGTTGGACGAATGTTTGTACATTATGTTGAGAATAATCGATGTGATCTATACCAGTATGATCAGTTTCCTGCTTCTTTTCAATTACTTACAGAGTATTGTTGGGGAAGAGGCTGTTGGCGTGAAGCCAGAAACAAAGGCTGAAAGCACTACCCTTGAACACAAAAGTGAAGCAGAAACATCCGCTTCAGTGCCAAAGGCAGATGGGGATAATTCAGTTTCATCTTCCAAAGCTCCAGTGagcctttcttcttcttcttcttcttcttcttcttctctctttcatttaaaaaaaaaaaaaaaaaatcccttttcCACTTTATGGACTTCTTTGAAATGTATGAGATTGTGGCTGATTTATCAATTCTCATGGTACAGTAGTGTATGGCGTTCTAATTGGCTATTTTTCGATAATTGTTTGTGGAAATGTTTTTGCATGTCACTTTCTAACAGGAACCCGACAATGAATTTGAGAAGCGCATTAGGCCAGAGGTTATACTGGCAAATGAGATTGATATAACCTTTGCCGATATTGGTGCATTAGACGATATCAAAGAGTCCCTTCAGGAACTAGTGATGCTCCCTCTCCGAAGACCAGACCTCTTCAAGGGAGGCCTTCTAAAACCTTGCAAGGGAATATTGCTATTTGGTCCACCTGGCACTGGGAAGACAATGCTGGCCAAGGCCATTGCCAAGGAGGCTGGAGCAAGCTTCATAAATGTATCCATGTCTACCATCACTTCTAAATGGTTTGGTGAAGATGAGAAGAATGTCCGAGCATTATTCACTCTGGCAGCCAAGGTCTCTCCGACCATTATATTTGTAGATGAGGTTGATAGCATGCTTGGGCAGCGGACTAGAGTTGGGGAGCATGAAGCCATGCGGAAGATAAAGAACGAGTTCATGACTCACTGGGATGGGCTCTTGACAAAACAGGGTGAACACATCCTTGTTCTCGGTGCAACCAATAGGCCATTTGACCTTGATGAAGCAATTATTAGGCGCTTTGAAAGGAGGTATTTTACATAGTGACTTTTAGCTTTGCGTCAAGACTTTTACTTGGCAatgtcatgttttcttttttcgtttccATTTAAAATTTGCTTtagaaatgcatttttttttttttaattctcctTTCATGTATATGATGAGTGCAATTACGGCTTTGTGAGAATCACCTGATTACTCTGAAGATTGCAGTGTTAAATATAGTATAATGTTTGTCGCATAAC includes:
- the LOC121236861 gene encoding uncharacterized protein LOC121236861 isoform X1; amino-acid sequence: MEQKSILLSALSVGVGVGVGLGFASGQAVSKWSRAGSGSNAVTLEKMEQEMLRLVVDGRESKVTFDQFPYYLSEQTRVLLTSAAYFHLKHADISKHTRNLSPASRAILLSGPTELYQQMLAKALAHFFEAKLLLLDVTDFSLKIQSKYGSANKEYSFKRSTSESTLERLSDLFGSFSILPQREDAKVSGTLWRQSSGADIGSRPSEASSHPSKLRRNASASANISNLASQSTPANPAPLKRTSSWSFDEKLLIQSLYSVLVFVSKTMPIVLYLRDADKFLLRSQKIYNFFQKMLKKLSGSVLILGSRVMDPDNDYGDVDERLTALFPYNIEIRPPEDESHLVSWKSQLEEDMKMIQVQDNRNHIVEVLSSNDLDCDDLDTICVEDTMVLGNYIEEIVVSAISYHLMNKDPEYRNGKLVISSNSLSRGLSIFQEGKSGDKDSLKLEAHAETSKSIVGEEAVGVKPETKAESTTLEHKSEAETSASVPKADGDNSVSSSKAPEPDNEFEKRIRPEVILANEIDITFADIGALDDIKESLQELVMLPLRRPDLFKGGLLKPCKGILLFGPPGTGKTMLAKAIAKEAGASFINVSMSTITSKWFGEDEKNVRALFTLAAKVSPTIIFVDEVDSMLGQRTRVGEHEAMRKIKNEFMTHWDGLLTKQGEHILVLGATNRPFDLDEAIIRRFERRIMVGLPSVENREMIFKTLLAKEKVEEGLDFKELATMTEGYTGSDLKILCTTAAYRPVRELIQQESLKVLEKKQSAAEGKEVHSAEGQIPGSTSETKESQEGVITLRPLNMEDLRQAKSQAAASFAAEGSVMSELKQWNDLYGEGGSRKKQQLTYFL
- the LOC121236861 gene encoding probable 26S proteasome subunit YTA6 isoform X3, yielding MLAKALAHFFEAKLLLLDVTDFSLKIQSKYGSANKEYSFKRSTSESTLERLSDLFGSFSILPQREDAKVSGTLWRQSSGADIGSRPSEASSHPSKLRRNASASANISNLASQSTPANPAPLKRTSSWSFDEKLLIQSLYSVLVFVSKTMPIVLYLRDADKFLLRSQKIYNFFQKMLKKLSGSVLILGSRVMDPDNDYGDVDERLTALFPYNIEIRPPEDESHLVSWKSQLEEDMKMIQVQDNRNHIVEVLSSNDLDCDDLDTICVEDTMVLGNYIEEIVVSAISYHLMNKDPEYRNGKLVISSNSLSRGLSIFQEGKSGDKDSLKLEAHAETSKSIVGEEAVGVKPETKAESTTLEHKSEAETSASVPKADGDNSVSSSKAPEPDNEFEKRIRPEVILANEIDITFADIGALDDIKESLQELVMLPLRRPDLFKGGLLKPCKGILLFGPPGTGKTMLAKAIAKEAGASFINVSMSTITSKWFGEDEKNVRALFTLAAKVSPTIIFVDEVDSMLGQRTRVGEHEAMRKIKNEFMTHWDGLLTKQGEHILVLGATNRPFDLDEAIIRRFERRIMVGLPSVENREMIFKTLLAKEKVEEGLDFKELATMTEGYTGSDLKILCTTAAYRPVRELIQQESLKVLEKKQSAAEGKEVHSAEGQIPGSTSETKESQEGVITLRPLNMEDLRQAKSQAAASFAAEGSVMSELKQWNDLYGEGGSRKKQQLTYFL
- the LOC121236861 gene encoding uncharacterized protein LOC121236861 isoform X2, which produces MEQKSILLSALSVGVGVGVGLGFASGQAVSKWSRAGSGSNAVTLEKMEQEMLRLVVDGRESKVTFDQFPYYLSEQTRVLLTSAAYFHLKHADISKHTRNLSPASRAILLSGPTELYQQMLAKALAHFFEAKLLLLDVTDFSLKIQSKYGSANKEYSFKRSTSESTLERLSDLFGSFSILPQREDAKGTLWRQSSGADIGSRPSEASSHPSKLRRNASASANISNLASQSTPANPAPLKRTSSWSFDEKLLIQSLYSVLVFVSKTMPIVLYLRDADKFLLRSQKIYNFFQKMLKKLSGSVLILGSRVMDPDNDYGDVDERLTALFPYNIEIRPPEDESHLVSWKSQLEEDMKMIQVQDNRNHIVEVLSSNDLDCDDLDTICVEDTMVLGNYIEEIVVSAISYHLMNKDPEYRNGKLVISSNSLSRGLSIFQEGKSGDKDSLKLEAHAETSKSIVGEEAVGVKPETKAESTTLEHKSEAETSASVPKADGDNSVSSSKAPEPDNEFEKRIRPEVILANEIDITFADIGALDDIKESLQELVMLPLRRPDLFKGGLLKPCKGILLFGPPGTGKTMLAKAIAKEAGASFINVSMSTITSKWFGEDEKNVRALFTLAAKVSPTIIFVDEVDSMLGQRTRVGEHEAMRKIKNEFMTHWDGLLTKQGEHILVLGATNRPFDLDEAIIRRFERRIMVGLPSVENREMIFKTLLAKEKVEEGLDFKELATMTEGYTGSDLKILCTTAAYRPVRELIQQESLKVLEKKQSAAEGKEVHSAEGQIPGSTSETKESQEGVITLRPLNMEDLRQAKSQAAASFAAEGSVMSELKQWNDLYGEGGSRKKQQLTYFL
- the LOC121236861 gene encoding spastin-like isoform X4, translated to MVVPTKNTPLKGPLQSQPWSDCLTYLDHFQSFHRGRMLKFQVHYGGKAVGQILDQGHQKLLLILLSFVGMPLLQLTSATLLHKALLQIQVLVFVSKTMPIVLYLRDADKFLLRSQKIYNFFQKMLKKLSGSVLILGSRVMDPDNDYGDVDERLTALFPYNIEIRPPEDESHLVSWKSQLEEDMKMIQVQDNRNHIVEVLSSNDLDCDDLDTICVEDTMVLGNYIEEIVVSAISYHLMNKDPEYRNGKLVISSNSLSRGLSIFQEGKSGDKDSLKLEAHAETSKSIVGEEAVGVKPETKAESTTLEHKSEAETSASVPKADGDNSVSSSKAPEPDNEFEKRIRPEVILANEIDITFADIGALDDIKESLQELVMLPLRRPDLFKGGLLKPCKGILLFGPPGTGKTMLAKAIAKEAGASFINVSMSTITSKWFGEDEKNVRALFTLAAKVSPTIIFVDEVDSMLGQRTRVGEHEAMRKIKNEFMTHWDGLLTKQGEHILVLGATNRPFDLDEAIIRRFERRIMVGLPSVENREMIFKTLLAKEKVEEGLDFKELATMTEGYTGSDLKILCTTAAYRPVRELIQQESLKVLEKKQSAAEGKEVHSAEGQIPGSTSETKESQEGVITLRPLNMEDLRQAKSQAAASFAAEGSVMSELKQWNDLYGEGGSRKKQQLTYFL